A part of Corynebacterium mustelae genomic DNA contains:
- a CDS encoding DUF6882 domain-containing protein, producing the protein MSDVVTDGFITQAGIDDMFRLRGNITEVEYNPQGDSYEVVLHYGKETQVFDAQIVAHIDADRTTWSWITEPQFGFLGTWPSDDMITAARTLHNNGPSFLVPRADGATDVVLIDRNEFPALHPRTALCVGLATMPETMDIQRAILAFSAVNQLSIHVDENTITFEDGTVVDLTARRVIGPLSFADVVADAFYFSAEHQLFFDGNYPSPLVAFQPETNSLIINDSVTAHGILVGTITDKVFRWANVPVLRQFAVENGVSEFLRPEIPVSDAAELGLDCAAKRILRHWTHVFVQLDDDTTALVLADGPTLRLPAKTVEATEAVLAIPAPPHIDRDRAVASYQQLRG; encoded by the coding sequence TTGAGTGATGTTGTTACCGATGGCTTTATCACTCAAGCAGGCATTGATGATATGTTCCGGCTGCGAGGCAACATCACGGAAGTAGAATACAACCCACAGGGTGATAGCTACGAGGTGGTCCTTCACTACGGCAAAGAAACACAAGTTTTTGATGCCCAGATAGTCGCACACATCGACGCCGACCGCACCACATGGTCGTGGATCACCGAACCCCAGTTTGGTTTCCTGGGAACCTGGCCGAGTGATGACATGATCACCGCCGCGCGGACACTACATAACAACGGCCCAAGCTTTTTAGTGCCCCGCGCAGACGGAGCTACCGATGTGGTGTTGATTGATCGGAACGAATTTCCTGCCCTGCATCCACGCACCGCATTATGCGTGGGTTTAGCCACGATGCCCGAAACTATGGATATCCAACGGGCCATTTTAGCTTTTAGCGCAGTCAATCAACTCAGCATCCATGTTGATGAAAACACAATCACATTTGAGGACGGAACTGTCGTCGATCTTACAGCGCGCCGGGTTATCGGACCGCTGTCCTTTGCCGATGTAGTTGCTGACGCATTCTATTTCTCCGCTGAGCATCAACTGTTCTTTGACGGTAATTACCCCTCCCCGCTGGTCGCTTTTCAGCCGGAAACTAACTCATTGATCATCAACGATTCTGTAACTGCCCACGGTATTTTAGTCGGCACAATCACCGATAAGGTTTTCCGGTGGGCCAATGTTCCAGTGCTTCGCCAATTTGCGGTGGAAAACGGAGTATCGGAGTTCCTTCGACCAGAAATCCCTGTGTCTGATGCAGCCGAGCTGGGGTTAGATTGCGCCGCGAAGCGCATTCTGCGACATTGGACGCATGTTTTCGTTCAGCTTGACGACGACACCACCGCGCTGGTTCTCGCCGATGGCCCTACCCTACGGCTGCCGGCGAAAACTGTCGAAGCAACAGAGGCGGTATTAGCTATCCCAGCACCGCCTCATATCGACCGTGATCGCGCTGTTGCCAGCTACCAGCAATTACGGGGTTAA
- a CDS encoding TetR/AcrR family transcriptional regulator — MGEIREAKKAATRKALARAAAEIARDRGVEAMSIAAITMKVGVSQRTFHNYFDSKDDAIIEFAILCVDNLIDTITGLAQRDNLIDAVEEAVVKHLEVADEDLESFFSLKLMREQFDVYNKERRFDGVRELQQRVLEKTQALYPELSPLGVRVQLTAAASTAKLALDFYYSYHHDEGKQKAISLVHEAFAQLRR; from the coding sequence GTGGGAGAAATCCGAGAAGCTAAAAAAGCCGCAACCCGCAAAGCACTCGCACGCGCCGCCGCAGAAATTGCTAGGGATCGCGGAGTAGAAGCCATGAGCATCGCCGCGATCACCATGAAAGTGGGAGTGTCCCAACGCACTTTCCATAATTATTTCGACTCCAAAGACGACGCCATTATCGAATTTGCGATTTTATGCGTCGATAACCTAATTGACACCATCACTGGCCTAGCGCAACGTGACAATCTCATTGATGCCGTCGAAGAAGCCGTGGTTAAACACTTAGAAGTGGCTGATGAAGATCTTGAATCTTTTTTCTCGTTGAAACTCATGCGCGAACAGTTCGACGTTTATAATAAGGAACGACGCTTCGATGGTGTCAGAGAATTACAACAGCGGGTTTTGGAAAAAACCCAAGCATTGTATCCGGAATTGAGCCCGTTGGGGGTACGGGTGCAATTAACTGCAGCGGCCAGCACCGCCAAGTTAGCGTTGGATTTCTATTATTCGTACCATCACGACGAGGGGAAGCAAAAGGCTATTTCCCTTGTCCATGAGGCATTCGCCCAGTTGCGGCGCTAA
- a CDS encoding SMI1/KNR4 family protein, with translation MTVSEATRKQHHLSALQTALIFLSPTMYSPTPPLLRYGLAYAARCHNGEEMKLPPPATTTNLAVILNRYPLAPPGLLDIYRHVDGTWPPPSTLEPGLPLFRWPTANSANLLPSWAVIDGADFSHPQSRGEKSAGTIAELFDGNLPERFDPRIDPTVLISDWLWFGSDGVATELFIDFHPGPGGVCGQIINPIAGVVYASTFTAFLDICVRHYHELLSVPPS, from the coding sequence GTGACGGTTAGTGAAGCCACCAGAAAACAGCACCACCTATCGGCGCTACAAACAGCGCTCATTTTTCTTTCTCCCACCATGTATTCTCCCACTCCACCCCTTCTACGCTACGGTTTGGCGTACGCCGCCAGGTGCCACAACGGCGAGGAAATGAAATTACCACCACCGGCCACCACGACAAATCTAGCGGTGATTTTAAACCGCTACCCGCTCGCACCACCAGGTCTGCTTGACATATACCGCCACGTTGATGGCACGTGGCCGCCACCATCGACCTTAGAGCCTGGGCTTCCGCTTTTTCGGTGGCCGACCGCTAACTCGGCAAATTTACTTCCCAGTTGGGCAGTAATCGACGGCGCCGATTTCTCTCATCCCCAATCCCGGGGTGAAAAATCGGCGGGAACTATTGCGGAGCTTTTCGACGGCAATCTGCCGGAACGTTTCGATCCGCGCATCGATCCGACTGTTCTGATCTCAGATTGGTTGTGGTTTGGATCCGATGGTGTCGCCACGGAACTGTTCATTGATTTTCACCCCGGCCCAGGTGGGGTGTGTGGCCAGATAATCAACCCCATTGCGGGTGTCGTATACGCGTCGACATTCACGGCATTCCTGGATATCTGCGTGCGGCATTATCATGAGCTTTTGTCAGTGCCACCCAGCTAG
- a CDS encoding glyceraldehyde-3-phosphate dehydrogenase — translation MAQDWNEKLESAQQMLPLIHTLHRTNNVVTSIFGRLLIDVTDIDIIKAHRYSRLATDTELSPSDTLPILQALSELNLGSASIDLGSLAVKYAETGGDISQFLRTELADVIDGNSTPESRDVVLYGFGRIGRLLARILISREAAYGSVKLRAVVVRKNGDNDLQKRASLLRRDSVHGAFNGTITVDEENNVIWANGTKIQVIYSDDPATVDYTSYGISDAIVVDNTGRWRDREGLSQHLKSTGVARVILTAPGKGDLKNVVYGINHDDITDADQIITAASCTTNAITPVLKVLNDHYGVKYGHVETVHSFTNDQNLIDNFHKGERRGRAAGLNMVLTETGAAKAVAKALPELEGKLTGNAIRVPTPDVSMAVLNLTLEKEVTRDEVNALMDRVALFSNLRQQISYIQSPEVVSTDFVGTTHAGIVDGLATIANGNHLVLYVWYDNEFGYSNQVVRIVEEVAGARPIVLPKRIDQKEL, via the coding sequence ATGGCTCAGGACTGGAATGAAAAACTCGAATCGGCGCAACAGATGCTACCGCTGATTCACACGCTACATCGCACCAATAACGTTGTAACCTCCATCTTTGGTCGGCTGCTTATCGACGTCACCGATATCGACATCATCAAAGCGCACCGCTACTCCCGGCTTGCAACCGATACTGAGCTCTCCCCCAGCGACACCCTGCCCATTCTGCAAGCACTATCTGAGCTAAATCTCGGGTCCGCCTCCATTGACCTTGGCAGCCTGGCGGTAAAGTACGCTGAAACCGGTGGCGACATCTCCCAGTTCCTCCGCACCGAATTGGCAGATGTTATTGACGGTAATTCCACGCCAGAGTCTCGTGACGTTGTTCTCTATGGTTTTGGCCGTATCGGTCGGCTTTTGGCACGTATCCTTATTTCCCGGGAAGCTGCCTATGGTTCCGTTAAGCTACGCGCTGTTGTCGTGCGGAAAAACGGCGATAACGACCTCCAGAAACGTGCTTCCCTATTGCGTCGCGACTCGGTGCATGGTGCGTTCAACGGCACCATTACCGTTGATGAAGAAAACAATGTCATTTGGGCCAACGGCACCAAGATTCAGGTGATCTATTCCGATGACCCAGCAACCGTTGATTACACCTCCTACGGAATCTCCGACGCCATCGTTGTCGACAACACCGGCCGGTGGCGTGATCGGGAAGGCCTTAGCCAACATCTGAAATCCACAGGTGTCGCCCGGGTGATCCTCACCGCACCCGGCAAGGGTGATTTGAAAAACGTAGTGTATGGCATCAACCACGATGACATCACTGATGCTGATCAGATCATCACCGCCGCTTCATGCACCACCAACGCCATCACTCCTGTGCTGAAGGTACTCAACGATCACTATGGCGTGAAATACGGACACGTGGAAACCGTACATTCGTTCACTAATGACCAAAACCTGATTGACAATTTCCACAAAGGGGAGCGGCGCGGCCGGGCAGCAGGCTTGAATATGGTGCTTACCGAAACCGGTGCAGCAAAGGCAGTGGCTAAGGCCCTACCAGAACTGGAAGGCAAACTGACCGGCAATGCCATTCGGGTACCTACCCCAGACGTATCCATGGCAGTACTCAACCTCACTTTGGAAAAAGAAGTCACTCGCGATGAAGTAAACGCATTAATGGACCGGGTGGCACTTTTCTCCAACTTACGGCAGCAAATTTCCTATATCCAGTCCCCGGAGGTTGTGTCCACCGACTTCGTAGGCACCACCCACGCTGGCATCGTTGATGGCTTAGCTACCATCGCCAACGGAAATCACCTGGTGCTCTACGTCTGGTACGACAATGAGTTTGGCTATTCCAACCAGGTAGTGCGCATCGTTGAGGAAGTAGCTGGCGCTCGCCCCATCGTTTTACCGAAGCGTATTGATCAAAAGGAACTCTAG
- a CDS encoding GAP family protein — protein sequence MWHAVTYALLDSINVLLIGVIVAIGVMLPSSARYGRIAFLLVLGDWLGVFLLALFTMFVFDGIGEPIKHLVESSAFGIILILVGVASAVLSWRGGDSSALMAKLLPPLQRPTIKTFGAGLILGLAQSATSAPFFAGIAVLSAGDFSVAVRYVGMIFYASLALSLPAATAVAVGMVRSAPESGLGRVFERVRNHKKQANAVAGYLVAVVLIVMGILHL from the coding sequence ATGTGGCATGCGGTGACCTACGCCCTGTTGGATTCTATTAATGTACTGCTCATCGGGGTCATCGTTGCTATCGGTGTTATGTTGCCATCCTCGGCACGCTATGGCCGAATAGCGTTTCTACTGGTGCTAGGCGATTGGCTGGGGGTTTTTCTGCTGGCCTTGTTCACAATGTTTGTGTTTGACGGTATTGGAGAACCCATCAAACACCTGGTGGAATCATCCGCATTCGGCATCATTTTGATCCTGGTGGGTGTGGCAAGTGCTGTTCTTAGCTGGCGGGGCGGGGATTCCTCGGCACTAATGGCAAAGCTGCTTCCGCCGCTGCAGCGTCCAACGATTAAGACATTCGGTGCGGGTTTGATTCTGGGGCTGGCTCAATCAGCGACGTCTGCGCCCTTTTTCGCGGGTATTGCGGTGCTCAGTGCCGGTGATTTTTCGGTCGCGGTTCGCTATGTGGGGATGATCTTCTATGCCAGTCTGGCATTATCTCTTCCGGCCGCGACCGCGGTGGCCGTTGGAATGGTGCGTAGCGCGCCTGAAAGTGGATTGGGGCGAGTATTTGAACGGGTGCGTAACCACAAGAAACAAGCCAACGCGGTGGCTGGATACCTCGTGGCGGTTGTTCTTATCGTGATGGGTATCCTGCATCTGTAG
- a CDS encoding acetyl-CoA C-acyltransferase: MTHQGSDVVIVGAARTPFGKLLGGLSDIPATQLGAIAIRGALEQAKVPGDKVDAVIMGQVLQAGVGQNPAKQAALGAGIQEEAHTLTINKVCLSGLTAVIDAARLLRTGEAQVVVAGGMESMSLAPHLLVGARRGYKYGSAATEDHMAFDALSAAGSGESMGALTESFSLTYPLDRQEQDECAARSHQRAHAAHEAGLFDAEIVPVRTKAGELRADEGVRPDSSVLSLSGLRPAFTPDGTITAGNSSQITDGAAACVLTTRGMAEKTGWPILATVRAPGQIAGPDHSLQAKPARALEVALARQGWDIADLDVVEINEAFAAVAIYSAKELGIDVETINTEGGAIALGHPVGASGARLVVHAAHMLHQKRGTKAGLALCGGGGQGEALLLEA, from the coding sequence ATGACGCACCAAGGTTCTGATGTTGTAATCGTAGGGGCGGCACGAACCCCATTTGGGAAGTTGCTGGGTGGACTATCGGATATCCCGGCCACACAGCTCGGCGCTATCGCTATCCGTGGCGCCTTGGAACAGGCGAAGGTGCCAGGGGATAAGGTCGACGCGGTGATCATGGGGCAAGTTCTCCAGGCGGGGGTGGGGCAAAATCCGGCTAAGCAGGCAGCACTTGGCGCGGGAATCCAGGAAGAGGCACACACCTTAACTATTAACAAGGTGTGTCTTTCCGGGCTGACTGCTGTTATCGACGCAGCCCGGCTACTTCGGACCGGCGAAGCTCAGGTAGTAGTTGCAGGTGGAATGGAATCCATGTCGCTTGCCCCGCACTTACTTGTAGGGGCCAGGCGGGGATATAAGTATGGGTCAGCGGCAACCGAAGATCACATGGCCTTCGATGCACTATCGGCCGCTGGTAGTGGCGAGTCCATGGGGGCGCTTACTGAATCCTTTAGTCTGACATATCCCCTGGATCGGCAGGAACAGGATGAATGTGCGGCCCGCTCGCATCAACGCGCACACGCTGCGCATGAAGCGGGGCTATTTGATGCTGAGATCGTTCCGGTACGGACTAAAGCGGGTGAACTGCGTGCCGACGAAGGTGTACGACCCGACTCATCCGTTTTAAGCCTAAGCGGTTTGCGGCCAGCTTTTACTCCAGACGGGACGATCACCGCCGGAAACTCATCTCAGATCACCGACGGTGCCGCAGCGTGTGTGTTAACCACTAGGGGCATGGCCGAAAAAACCGGCTGGCCGATATTGGCGACAGTGCGCGCGCCGGGCCAGATCGCTGGGCCGGATCATTCTTTACAGGCCAAGCCAGCACGTGCCCTTGAAGTGGCCCTGGCGCGGCAGGGGTGGGATATTGCCGACCTGGATGTAGTGGAGATTAATGAGGCCTTTGCTGCGGTGGCGATTTACAGTGCGAAGGAATTGGGAATTGATGTGGAAACTATTAATACGGAGGGGGGAGCGATTGCGTTGGGGCATCCGGTCGGCGCTTCGGGGGCTCGGTTGGTTGTTCATGCAGCTCACATGTTGCATCAAAAGCGCGGCACTAAGGCGGGGTTGGCATTGTGTGGGGGTGGTGGGCAAGGGGAAGCCTTGCTGTTAGAGGCATAA
- a CDS encoding CoA-acylating methylmalonate-semialdehyde dehydrogenase — translation MTREVHHYIGGDTVSGTSNRFGDVYNPAEGAVQARVALATRDEVTKAIDVAAAAQPKWAATNPQRRARILGKFVELIRENMDELAALLSSEHGKVLADAKGDIERGLDVLEFAMGAPHLLKGEYSDSVGTGIDTYSMRQPLGVVAGITPFNFPAMIPLWKLGPAIAAGNAFILKPSERCPSVPFRLAELASEAGLPDGIFNVVNGDRTAVDALMEDPRVRAYGFVGSTPIAQSIFSRAAELGKRAQCFGGAKNHCIIMPDADLDQVADALVGAAYGSAGERCMALSVALPVGKETADVLVEKLTERIANLKVGAYDDPNADYGPLVGRDALDRVRRYIGEGVDAGAELVVDGRDLVVPGHEAGFFIGPSLFDNVTADMSIYTDEIFGPVLCIVRVSDYEEALKLVNDHEYGNGVAIMTNNGGAARDFAARVQVGMVGINVPIPVPIGYYTFGGWKASGFGDLNQHGPDAFRFYTKTKTVTERWPSEPSTGAKFIMPLGDQS, via the coding sequence ATGACCCGTGAAGTCCACCACTATATCGGCGGTGACACCGTATCCGGCACGTCAAACCGCTTCGGTGATGTCTACAACCCAGCGGAGGGGGCAGTGCAGGCGCGGGTGGCATTGGCTACCCGCGACGAGGTGACCAAGGCGATTGATGTTGCCGCAGCCGCACAGCCAAAGTGGGCAGCAACTAACCCGCAACGCCGGGCACGCATCCTCGGAAAATTTGTCGAACTTATCCGGGAAAACATGGATGAACTGGCAGCTTTACTTTCCTCAGAGCACGGCAAAGTATTGGCCGACGCCAAGGGTGACATCGAACGTGGTTTGGACGTTTTGGAATTCGCGATGGGCGCACCGCATCTGCTCAAGGGTGAATACTCCGATTCGGTGGGCACCGGAATTGACACGTATTCCATGCGCCAGCCGCTTGGCGTTGTAGCTGGCATCACACCGTTCAATTTCCCAGCGATGATTCCATTGTGGAAGCTTGGCCCCGCGATCGCAGCTGGCAACGCGTTTATTCTCAAGCCGTCAGAGCGCTGCCCAAGCGTTCCGTTCCGGTTGGCGGAATTAGCTTCCGAAGCGGGGCTGCCCGATGGCATTTTCAACGTGGTAAATGGCGACCGTACCGCAGTTGATGCGCTGATGGAAGACCCTCGGGTACGCGCCTATGGCTTTGTTGGTTCCACACCAATTGCGCAGTCAATCTTCTCCCGGGCAGCAGAACTTGGCAAGCGGGCGCAATGCTTCGGTGGCGCAAAGAACCACTGCATTATCATGCCAGATGCTGATCTCGACCAGGTCGCTGACGCATTAGTCGGTGCAGCTTACGGTTCTGCTGGCGAGCGATGCATGGCACTATCGGTGGCATTGCCGGTAGGAAAAGAGACCGCAGACGTACTCGTCGAAAAGCTCACAGAGCGCATCGCCAACCTCAAGGTCGGCGCATACGACGACCCGAACGCCGACTACGGCCCGCTGGTTGGCCGCGACGCCCTCGACCGGGTACGTCGCTACATCGGCGAAGGCGTTGACGCCGGCGCTGAACTTGTCGTCGATGGCCGTGACTTGGTAGTACCAGGACATGAGGCGGGCTTCTTCATCGGCCCAAGCCTGTTCGATAACGTAACCGCCGATATGTCCATCTACACCGACGAAATCTTCGGCCCAGTGTTGTGTATCGTCCGCGTATCCGACTACGAAGAAGCCCTCAAGCTGGTCAACGACCACGAGTACGGCAATGGTGTGGCGATCATGACCAATAACGGTGGTGCCGCCCGCGACTTCGCCGCCCGGGTGCAGGTCGGCATGGTGGGTATCAACGTCCCCATCCCGGTGCCGATCGGCTACTACACCTTCGGTGGCTGGAAGGCATCCGGCTTCGGCGACCTCAACCAGCACGGTCCGGACGCGTTCCGCTTTTACACCAAGACCAAAACTGTCACCGAACGATGGCCTTCCGAACCGTCCACCGGCGCGAAGTTCATCATGCCGCTAGGTGACCAATCATGA
- a CDS encoding enoyl-CoA hydratase/isomerase family protein, with translation MTDAPEVLTEIRGKAGIIILNRPKAMNALNHNMVGLMAKALKDYEDNDAVELVILQGAGERGLCAGGDIIALYNDARNDGVEGAKFWYDEYHLNLAISEYPKPYVALMAGIVLGGGIGVSAHGSHRIVTDNTRVGMPETGIGFVPDVGGSYLLSHAPDNLGIHLGLTGIHVGAPEAIAAEMADYYVPQDDLPALVDKLCETGSPDVIAEFARPAGEAFDGNLSEITAAYQADSVAEILEHLDATDSDWARDAANRIRRNSPTAVKVTLESIRRAATMSLAEALEEEYRVSNNMHREPDFVEGVRAQVVDKDRNPTWNPATLDDVSDESVAAIIGNLRDNRIPPLNLT, from the coding sequence ATGACCGATGCCCCAGAAGTCTTAACCGAAATTCGGGGTAAAGCGGGAATCATCATCCTCAACCGACCCAAGGCCATGAACGCACTCAACCACAACATGGTGGGGCTCATGGCGAAGGCTCTGAAGGATTACGAGGACAACGACGCCGTTGAACTTGTAATCCTTCAGGGGGCGGGGGAGCGAGGACTGTGCGCTGGCGGCGACATCATAGCCTTATATAACGATGCTCGTAATGACGGAGTTGAGGGCGCGAAGTTCTGGTACGACGAATACCACCTCAACCTCGCGATTTCCGAATACCCCAAGCCGTATGTGGCACTCATGGCCGGAATTGTCCTCGGCGGTGGCATTGGGGTCTCAGCTCATGGTTCCCACCGGATCGTTACCGATAACACTCGGGTGGGTATGCCAGAAACCGGCATTGGATTCGTACCCGATGTGGGTGGTTCGTACCTTTTGTCGCATGCCCCGGATAACCTGGGCATCCATTTGGGGCTCACCGGAATTCACGTTGGTGCACCGGAAGCAATCGCAGCAGAAATGGCGGATTACTACGTTCCGCAGGATGATCTCCCGGCGCTCGTCGATAAGCTGTGCGAAACCGGTTCCCCGGATGTTATCGCGGAATTTGCCCGCCCGGCAGGTGAAGCCTTTGACGGCAACCTATCGGAGATCACGGCCGCCTACCAGGCAGATTCCGTGGCCGAAATCCTCGAACATCTAGATGCCACAGATTCCGACTGGGCACGCGATGCCGCAAACCGGATTCGCCGCAACAGCCCAACTGCGGTGAAAGTCACCTTAGAATCCATCCGGCGCGCAGCGACCATGAGTCTTGCCGAAGCCTTGGAAGAAGAATATCGGGTCTCGAACAACATGCACCGGGAACCTGATTTCGTCGAAGGAGTGCGCGCCCAAGTGGTGGATAAAGACCGTAACCCCACATGGAATCCGGCCACACTTGATGACGTCAGCGACGAAAGCGTGGCGGCAATCATAGGTAATCTTCGCGACAACAGAATTCCGCCGCTGAACCTGACCTAG
- the mmsB gene encoding 3-hydroxyisobutyrate dehydrogenase — protein sequence MAKNIAFIGLGNMGGPMAGNLVKAGYTVYGFDPVEAARDAAEAAGVIPCTTGVEAVAEADVVITMLPNGNILKAAYSGDDGFLKAAPVGTLFIDCSTVDVADAREASQMAADAGHRPGIDAPVSGGIVGAQNATLTFMVGASDEGFVAAKPVLEAMGKNIIHCGESGAGQAVKICNNMVLAISMIGVSEAFVLAESLGVDPQVFFDVASTATASCWALNTNCPVPGPVPTSPANRDFQPGFAGALMSKDLGLAANAISQTGTDAKMGNLAVEIYKAFADGEGAAKDFSGIINTIRENS from the coding sequence ATGGCTAAAAACATAGCTTTCATCGGCCTGGGAAACATGGGTGGCCCAATGGCAGGAAACCTAGTCAAGGCTGGCTATACGGTCTACGGTTTCGACCCCGTCGAAGCTGCCCGCGATGCCGCTGAAGCTGCTGGTGTGATCCCCTGCACCACCGGCGTGGAAGCAGTGGCAGAAGCCGACGTTGTGATAACCATGCTGCCTAACGGCAACATCCTCAAAGCCGCTTACAGTGGTGACGACGGTTTCCTTAAAGCCGCACCTGTCGGGACACTCTTTATAGATTGCTCCACCGTGGATGTTGCCGACGCGAGGGAAGCCTCACAGATGGCTGCGGACGCAGGCCACCGGCCAGGCATCGACGCCCCAGTGTCGGGCGGTATTGTCGGGGCACAGAATGCCACCTTAACCTTCATGGTTGGGGCAAGCGACGAAGGATTTGTCGCTGCGAAACCAGTGTTAGAGGCGATGGGTAAAAACATCATCCATTGCGGTGAATCGGGCGCGGGTCAAGCGGTAAAAATCTGCAATAACATGGTGCTGGCCATTTCCATGATCGGGGTGTCAGAGGCATTTGTCTTGGCAGAATCCCTTGGCGTGGATCCCCAAGTATTCTTCGACGTCGCATCCACCGCAACCGCAAGCTGCTGGGCGCTTAATACAAACTGCCCAGTGCCGGGGCCGGTACCCACCAGCCCCGCGAACCGGGATTTCCAACCTGGTTTTGCCGGTGCATTGATGTCCAAGGATTTGGGATTAGCGGCAAACGCCATTTCGCAAACCGGCACGGATGCAAAGATGGGTAATCTGGCAGTGGAAATATATAAAGCGTTTGCCGACGGTGAGGGTGCCGCTAAAGATTTCTCTGGCATCATCAACACCATTCGGGAAAACTCTTAA
- a CDS encoding enoyl-CoA hydratase, with product MSDYENILVETRGRVGIITLNRPKALNALNDATMHEVVAAARAFDTDINIGCVVLTGSEKAFAAGADIKEMSEKTATEMYMSNWFKGWEDLTRLRTPIIAAVSGYALGGGCELAMMCDFIIASESAKFGQPEINLGVIPGMGGSQRLTRAIGKSKAMEMCLTGRMMGADEAERSGLVARVVPNEELLDDALTTAELIASKSKVAAIMVKEVVNAAFETTLAQGIDFERRVFHSGFSSHDQKEGMAAFVDKRDPNFTHS from the coding sequence ATGAGCGATTATGAGAATATCCTCGTTGAAACCCGGGGCCGGGTCGGGATTATCACCCTTAACCGGCCGAAAGCCCTCAACGCCCTCAACGACGCCACAATGCACGAGGTAGTTGCCGCCGCCCGCGCATTCGATACCGACATCAACATCGGATGCGTGGTGCTCACCGGCAGTGAAAAAGCCTTCGCCGCCGGTGCTGACATCAAAGAAATGTCGGAAAAAACCGCCACTGAAATGTATATGTCCAACTGGTTTAAAGGCTGGGAAGACCTCACCCGGCTGCGCACCCCGATCATTGCTGCCGTCAGTGGCTATGCGCTCGGCGGTGGTTGCGAACTGGCTATGATGTGCGATTTCATTATCGCCTCAGAAAGCGCAAAATTCGGCCAGCCGGAAATTAACCTGGGCGTCATCCCTGGAATGGGCGGCTCGCAACGGCTCACCCGCGCAATCGGTAAATCCAAAGCCATGGAAATGTGTCTGACTGGGCGAATGATGGGCGCAGATGAAGCTGAACGTTCCGGCCTGGTCGCCCGAGTAGTTCCGAATGAAGAATTGCTTGACGACGCCCTCACCACCGCCGAACTCATTGCATCCAAATCAAAGGTTGCGGCGATCATGGTGAAAGAAGTGGTCAACGCCGCTTTTGAAACTACGTTGGCGCAGGGCATCGATTTTGAACGTCGGGTATTCCACTCCGGATTCTCATCTCATGACCAGAAGGAAGGAATGGCTGCCTTCGTGGACAAACGGGACCCGAATTTCACCCATAGCTAA